A section of the Pithys albifrons albifrons isolate INPA30051 chromosome 4, PitAlb_v1, whole genome shotgun sequence genome encodes:
- the ZNF521 gene encoding zinc finger protein 521 isoform X6, translated as MQVHERNKDGSQSASRMEDWKMKDTQKCSQCEEGFDFPEDLQKHIAECHPECSPNEDRSALQCVYCHELFVEETSLVSHMEQVHNGEKKNSCSICSENFHTVEELYSHMDSHQQPESCNHSNSPSLVTVGYTSVSSTTPDSNLSVDSSTMVETAPPIPKGRGRKRAAQQVPDITGPSSKQAKVTYSCIYCNKQLFSSLAVLQIHLKTMHLDKPEQAHICQYCLEVLPSLYNLNEHLKQVHEAPDPALIVSTMPAMVYQCNFCSEVFNDLNTLQEHIRCSHGFANPAAKDSNAFFCPHCYMGFLTDSSLEEHIRQVHCDLSSSRFGSPVLGTPKDPVVEVYSCSYCTNSPIFNSVLKLNKHIKENHKNIPLALNYIHNGKKSRAMSPLSPVTIEQTSLKMMQAVGGAPPRPAGEYICNQCGAKYTSLDGFQTHLKTHLDTVLPKLTCPQCNKEFPNQESLLKHVTIHFMITSTYYICESCDKQFTSVDDLQKHLLDMHTFVFFRCTLCQEVFDSKVSIQLHLAVKHSNEKKVYRCTSCNWDFRNETDLQLHVKHNHLENQGKVHKCIFCGESFGTEVELQCHITTHSKKYNCKFCSKAFHAIILLEKHLREKHCVFETKTPNCGTNGASEQVQKEEVELQTLLTNSQESHNSHDGSEEDVDTSEPMYGCDICGAAYTMETLLQNHQLRDHNIRPGESAIVKKKAELIKGNYKCNVCSRTFFSENGLREHMQTHLGPVKHYMCPICGERFPSLLTLTEHKVTHSKSLDTGNCRICKMPLQSEEEFLEHCQMHPDLRNSLTGFRCVVCMQTVTSTLELKIHGTFHMQKTGNGSAMQSTGRAQHLQKLYKCASCLKEFRSKQDLVKLDINGLPYGLCASCVNLSKSGSPSVNIPSSSNRQGMGQSENLSSIESKSKAGGLKTRCSSCNVKFESESELQNHIQSIHRELVPDSNSTQLKTPQVSPMPRISPSQTEEKKTYQCIKCQMVFYNEWDIQVHVANHMIDEGLNHECKLCNQTFDSPAKLQCHLIEHSFEGMGGTFKCPVCFTVFVQANKLQQHIFSAHGQEDKIYDCTQCPQKFFFQTELQNHTMTQHSS; from the exons ATGCAGGTTCACGAGAGGAACAAAGATGGCTCTCAGTCTGCTTCCCGGATGGAGGACTGGAAAATGAAAGACACTCAGAAATGCAGTCAGTGCGAAGAAGGCTTTGATTTTCCTGAAGATCTTCAGAAGCACATTGCAGAATGTCACCCTGAGTGTTCCCCTAATGAAGATCGATCTGCTCTTCAGTGTGTTTACTGTCATGAACTCTTTGTAGAGGAAACGTCCCTGGTAAGTCACATGGAGCAGGTTCATAATGGTGAGAAGAAGAACTCGTGCAGCATTTGCTCTGAAAACTTTCATACTGTGGAGGAGCTGTACAGCCACATGGACAGTCACCAGCAGCCAGAGTCATGCAACCACAGCAATAGCCCATCCTTGGTAACTGTGGGGTACACCTCAGTCTCTAGCACTACTCCAGATTCAAATCTCTCAGTGGATAGCTCAACAATGGTGGAAACAGCTCCTCCTATACCAAAAGGTCGTGGAAGGAAGCGGGCAGCTCAACAAGTGCCAGATATCACTGGTCCTTCGAGTAAACAGGCAAAAGTTACTTATAGCTGCATTTATTGCAACAAACAGTTATTTTCCAGCCTTGCAGTTTTGCAGATACACCTGAAAACTATGCATTTAGATAAACCCGAACAAGCCCATATCTGTCAGTATTGTTTGGAGGTATTGCCATCTCTCTACAATCTGAATGAACATCTTAAGCAAGTCCATGAAGCTCCAGACCCAGCACTGATTGTTTCTACCATGCCTGCCATGGTGTACCAGTGCAACTTCTGTTCTGAAGTGTTCAATGACCTCAACACCCTTCAGGAACACATCCGATGTTCTCATGGATTTGCCAACCCTGCTGCTAAGGACAGTAATGCATTCTTTTGTCCCCATTGCTACATGGGATTTCTTACAGATTCTTCTCTGGAAGAGCATATTAGACAAGTCCATTGTGATCTTAGCAGTTCCCGTTTTGGTTCCCCTGTGCTTGGGACCCCAAAAGATCCAGTGGTGGAAGTGTATTCTTGTTCTTACTGTACAAATTCTCCAATATTTAATAGTGTTCTTAAACTGAACAAGCATATCAAGGAGAACCATAAGAACATTCCTTTGGCGCTGAATTACATCCACAATGGGAAAAAGTCCAGAGCCATGAGTCCCTTATCTCCTGTAACCATTGAGCAGACCTCTTTAAAGATGATGCAGGCAGTTGGAGGTGCTCCTCCTCGTCCTGCAGGGGAATATATTTGTAATCAGTGTGGTGCTAAGTATACATCCTTGGATGGTTTTCAGACTCATTTGAAAACACATCTTGACACTGTCCTGCCTAAACTGACCTGCCCTCAGTGCAACAAGGAATTTCCAAATCAGGAGTCCCTGTTGAAGCATGTTACTATTCATTTCATGATCACCTCAACCTACTACATCTGTGAAAGCTGTGACAAGCAGTTCACTTCTGTGGATGACTTGCAGAAACATCTACTCGACATGCATACATTTGTGTTCTTCCGCTGCACCTTGTGCCAAGAGGTTTTTGATTCCAAAGTCTCCATTCAGCTACACTTGGCTGTAAAACACAGCAATGAAAAGAAGGTATACAGATGTACATCTTGCAACTGGGATTTCCGCAATGAGACTGACCTACAGCTTCATGTGAAACACAACCACTTGGAGAACCAAGGCAAAGTACACAAATGCATCTTCTGTGGTGAGTCCTTTGGTACGGAAGTGGAGCTACAGTGTCACATCACTACACACAGCAAGAAGTACAACTGCAAGTTCTGCAGCAAAGCTTTCCATGCTATAATCTTGCTGGAAAAGCACTTAAGGGAAAAGCATTgtgtttttgaaacaaaaactcCGAACTGCGGAACAAACGGGGCATCTGAGCAAGTTCAGAAAGAGGAAGTGGAACTCCAGACCTTGTTGACAAATAGCCAGGAGTCCCATAACAGCCACGATGGCAGTGAAGAAGATGTGGACACATCTGAGCCTATGTATGGCTGTGACATTTGTGGAGCAGCTTACACCATGGAGACTCTCTTGCAAAACCACCAGCTTCGAGACCACAACATTCGACCTGGAGAAAGTGCCATAGTAAAGAAAAAGGCTGAACTCATTAAAGGGAATTACAAGTGTAACGTGTGTTCTCGAACATTCTTCTCTGAAAATGGGCTCCGAGAACACATGCAGACACACTTGGGACCAGTGAAGCACTACATGTGCCCAATCTGTGGTGAGCGGTTTCCATCTCTTCTGACTCTTACTGAACATAAGGTCACACATAGTAAGAGCCTGGACACTGGAAACTGCAGGATTTGCAAGATGCCCCTCCAGAGTGAGGAGGAATTTTTAGAGCATTGCCAAATGCACCCCGACCTGAGGAACTCCTTGACGGGGTTCCGCTGTGTGGTGTGCATGCAGACAGTGACCTCCACACTGGAACTGAAAATCCACGGCACGTTCCATATGCAGAAAACTGGAAATGGTTCTGCCATGCAGTCCACAGGACGCGCACAGCATCTCCAGAAACTGTACAAGTGTGCGTCTTGCCTGAAAGAATTCCGCTCGAAACAGGATTTAGTGAAACTTGACATCAATGGTCTGCCATATGGTCTGTGTGCTAGCTGTGTTAATCTCAGTAAAAGTGGTAGTCCAAGTGTCAACATCCCTTCGAGCAGTAACAGACAAGGCATGGGCCAAAGTGAGAACTTGAGTTCCATTGAGAGCAAAAGCAAGGCAGGGGGACTGAAGACTCGATGTTCTAGTTGCAATGTTAAGTTTGAATCAGAAAGTGAACTCCAAAACCATATTCAGTCAATCCACAGAGAGCTTGTTCCAGACAGCAACAGCACACAGTTGAAAACACCACAAGTATCTCCAATGCCTAGAATCAGCCCCTCCCAAACCGAAGAG AAGAAGACCTACCAGTGCATCAAATGTCAGATGGTTTTCTACAATGAATGGGATATCCAAGTTCATGTTGCAAACCACATGATTG